The following are encoded in a window of Acidobacteriota bacterium genomic DNA:
- a CDS encoding YggU family protein, whose product MDFIRERDDGVSLSLRVKPGAGRTGIVGEEGRRLVIQISAPPVEGKANRELISFLAKKLDIPKSRISFLIGEKGREKALLIAGSSKKEIERKIASLLRGKK is encoded by the coding sequence ATGGATTTCATTAGAGAAAGGGACGATGGGGTCTCCCTCTCACTAAGGGTGAAACCAGGAGCAGGGAGGACTGGCATAGTGGGGGAAGAGGGGAGGAGGCTCGTTATTCAGATCTCAGCCCCTCCTGTGGAGGGAAAAGCCAACAGAGAACTGATCTCATTTCTGGCAAAAAAACTTGACATCCCTAAATCAAGGATCTCCTTCCTCATTGGAGAAAAAGGAAGGGAAAAAGCTCTACTTATCGCCGGGAGTTCTAAAAAAGAGATCGAGAGAAAAATAGCCTCTCTCCTACGAGGTAAAAAATGA